One part of the Mycobacterium marinum genome encodes these proteins:
- a CDS encoding type I polyketide synthase, with the protein MSTIPDNAIAVVGMAGKFPGAKDVSTFWSNLRRGKESIVTLSEEELREAGVSDKTLADPSYVRRAPLVDGIDEFDADFFGLPPLAAQVLDPQHRLFLQCAWHALEDANCDPAKFDGSIGVYGTSSPSGYLLHNLLSHRDPNTVLAEGLNFDQFSLFLQNDKDFLATRISHAFNLRGPSIAVQTACSSSLVAVHLACLSLLSGECDVALAGGSSLCVPHHVGYFTSPGSMVSAVGHCRPFDVRSDGTVFGSGVAMVVLKPLQAAIDAGDRIHAVIRGSAINNDGSAKMGYAAPNPAAQADVIAEAHAVSGIDASTVSYVECHGTGTPLGDPIEIQGLRTAFEASETTRTGPCVLGSVKSNIGHLEVAAGIAGLIKTILCLKNRAIPATLHYTSPNPELRLEQSPFVVQNKYGPWEWDGVLRAGVSSFGVGGTNAHVVLEEAPTVPAHDEPAGPQVLLLSAQTAAALTESRTALAEVLERSDSPDLSDVAYTLSRRRKHNVTMAAVVSDREEAATALRAADNDSIFVGESVAGVADATAAAAERVVFLFPGQGAQHVGMAKGLYETEPVFAEHFDACAAGFRAEMGVDLNAEIFNGTATDLERIDRSQPALFTVEYALAKLVDTYGVRAGAYIGYSTGEYIAATLAGVFDLETAIKTVSLRARLMHESPPGAMVAVAVGPDDIAQYLGNGVELSAVNDPGNCVVAGPKDEIRAFSQRLNEAGIPVRRVRATHAFHSSSMEPMLGEFQEFLSRQQLRAPQTPLLSNLTGTWLSEQQVTDPATWARQISSTVRFADELDVVLSQPNRILVEIGPGGSLTGSAIRHPKWSDGHRSVRLMRHPIQNLDDRETFLRALGELWSAGVDVDWTPRRAASQRIVSLPGYPFARQRHWVEPKHMAWAQIPTASNGSSVGAKLGSGADSGIRGGAQTGESQTEDVLQRIWSQCLGVGSVDRNANFFDMGGDSLMAISIAMSAANEGLTITPQDLYEHPTLASLTAAIDASFASSGLAKPPEADANPAVPPNIAYFLDRGLRDTGRWRVPLILRLDPQVGPEDIRAVLSAVTNHHDALRLRLVENGGVWEQHIAAPADFTELATRQLPGDLAAGEADEHSAVSNIVAELIAEQGDSNAPLIAVHVTAPNGGAQYLGLALHEMVADDASRQLLGADIITAFAQRLGDQEIKLDPVTTGWRDWSVRCAALATHPAALDTRSYWIEQSTKANLWLTDGDAAQPPSATDLTKVPSVLNAEQTSELDDARRRFRRSIQTILLAALGRTIAQTVGDGVVAVELDGEGRSVLRPDVDVRRTVGRFTTYYPVALTCATGQGAAALKGLDAVHDTLKSVPHYGIGYGLLRYLYAPTGRVLGAQRTPDIHFRYAGTIPELPPVDAPVQFDSDLAMPVREPLPGLGHAVEIRAYRSGSSLHLDWWYDTRRITAETATALARSFPTALSELIQESIAAEQEERDEDEKVGVIEAGALVDLSSLDAG; encoded by the coding sequence GTGAGCACCATCCCCGACAACGCGATCGCGGTCGTCGGCATGGCCGGCAAATTCCCTGGCGCCAAGGATGTTTCGACCTTTTGGAGCAATCTGCGGCGGGGCAAGGAATCGATCGTCACGCTGTCCGAAGAGGAACTGCGCGAAGCCGGAGTCAGCGACAAGACGCTGGCCGACCCGTCCTATGTGCGTCGCGCTCCCCTGGTCGACGGGATCGACGAGTTTGACGCCGATTTCTTCGGGCTCCCACCGCTGGCGGCGCAGGTCCTGGACCCGCAGCACCGGTTGTTCCTGCAGTGCGCGTGGCATGCACTCGAAGACGCGAACTGCGACCCCGCCAAGTTCGACGGCTCGATCGGCGTCTACGGAACCTCCTCTCCCAGTGGCTATCTGCTACACAATCTGCTCTCGCACCGGGACCCGAACACGGTTTTGGCGGAAGGGCTCAACTTCGATCAGTTCAGCCTGTTCCTGCAGAACGACAAGGACTTCCTGGCAACGCGGATCTCGCACGCGTTCAACCTGCGTGGCCCCAGCATTGCCGTCCAAACCGCGTGCTCGTCGTCGCTGGTCGCGGTTCACCTGGCCTGCCTGAGCCTGCTGTCCGGCGAGTGTGACGTCGCACTGGCCGGCGGATCCTCGCTGTGCGTCCCCCACCACGTCGGTTACTTCACCTCGCCCGGATCGATGGTGTCGGCCGTGGGCCACTGCCGACCGTTCGACGTGCGATCGGATGGAACGGTCTTCGGCAGCGGCGTCGCGATGGTGGTCCTCAAGCCATTGCAGGCCGCCATCGACGCCGGGGATCGCATTCACGCCGTCATCCGCGGATCGGCGATCAACAATGACGGATCGGCGAAAATGGGTTATGCGGCACCCAACCCCGCCGCCCAGGCCGATGTCATCGCGGAAGCTCACGCGGTGTCGGGCATCGACGCGTCGACGGTGAGCTACGTCGAGTGCCACGGCACCGGCACCCCGCTCGGTGACCCCATCGAAATCCAAGGACTCCGAACGGCTTTCGAGGCATCTGAGACCACCCGTACGGGTCCTTGCGTGCTGGGTTCGGTCAAGTCGAACATCGGCCACCTGGAAGTTGCCGCCGGGATCGCGGGTCTCATCAAGACGATTCTGTGCCTGAAAAACCGGGCGATCCCCGCGACGCTGCACTACACCAGCCCGAACCCGGAACTGCGGCTCGAGCAGAGCCCATTCGTCGTGCAGAACAAGTACGGCCCCTGGGAATGGGATGGGGTGCTGCGCGCCGGAGTGAGTTCGTTCGGCGTCGGCGGCACCAACGCGCACGTCGTGCTCGAGGAGGCACCGACGGTGCCTGCGCACGACGAGCCGGCCGGCCCCCAGGTGCTGCTGCTGTCGGCGCAAACCGCTGCGGCGCTTACGGAGTCGCGGACCGCCCTGGCCGAGGTGTTGGAGCGGTCGGACAGCCCAGACCTCTCCGATGTGGCCTACACGCTGTCCCGGCGGCGCAAGCACAACGTCACGATGGCCGCCGTCGTCAGCGACCGTGAAGAAGCGGCAACGGCGCTGCGCGCGGCCGACAACGACAGCATATTCGTCGGCGAATCCGTAGCCGGCGTCGCCGATGCCACCGCAGCGGCGGCAGAACGGGTCGTCTTCCTCTTCCCCGGCCAGGGCGCCCAGCACGTCGGAATGGCCAAGGGGCTCTACGAGACCGAACCGGTCTTCGCCGAACACTTCGACGCCTGCGCCGCGGGATTCCGCGCGGAGATGGGTGTCGACCTCAATGCCGAGATCTTCAACGGAACCGCCACCGACTTGGAGCGCATCGACCGCTCACAACCGGCGCTGTTCACGGTGGAATACGCACTGGCCAAATTGGTCGACACCTATGGCGTGCGCGCCGGCGCATATATCGGGTACAGCACCGGCGAATACATCGCCGCCACCCTGGCCGGGGTCTTCGATCTCGAGACGGCGATCAAGACGGTCTCGTTGCGGGCCCGCCTGATGCACGAGTCACCCCCCGGCGCCATGGTCGCGGTGGCTGTGGGCCCCGATGACATTGCGCAGTACCTCGGCAACGGGGTGGAGCTGTCCGCGGTCAACGATCCCGGCAACTGCGTGGTCGCCGGGCCCAAGGACGAGATCCGGGCATTCAGCCAACGCCTCAACGAAGCCGGGATACCGGTGCGCCGGGTCCGCGCGACCCACGCTTTCCATTCCAGCTCGATGGAACCGATGCTCGGAGAGTTCCAGGAGTTTCTGTCCCGCCAGCAGTTGCGCGCCCCGCAAACACCGTTGTTGAGCAACCTCACCGGAACGTGGCTGTCCGAGCAGCAGGTCACCGATCCGGCTACCTGGGCGCGTCAGATCAGTTCCACGGTCCGGTTCGCTGACGAACTCGACGTGGTGCTGTCCCAACCGAACCGGATCCTGGTTGAAATCGGGCCCGGTGGCAGCCTGACCGGTTCGGCGATCCGGCATCCGAAATGGTCGGACGGGCACCGCAGCGTCCGGCTCATGCGTCACCCGATCCAGAACCTGGATGACCGCGAAACTTTCCTGCGCGCGCTGGGTGAACTCTGGTCGGCCGGAGTTGACGTGGACTGGACGCCGCGGCGTGCGGCTTCGCAGCGCATCGTCTCCCTGCCCGGTTATCCGTTTGCCCGCCAACGGCATTGGGTCGAGCCCAAGCACATGGCCTGGGCGCAGATTCCCACCGCGAGCAACGGCTCATCGGTTGGCGCAAAGCTCGGCTCGGGCGCCGACTCGGGCATCCGCGGCGGTGCGCAAACCGGGGAGTCGCAGACCGAAGACGTCTTGCAGCGGATCTGGTCGCAGTGCCTGGGTGTCGGCTCGGTCGATCGAAACGCCAACTTCTTCGACATGGGCGGCGATTCCCTGATGGCGATCAGCATCGCGATGAGCGCCGCCAACGAAGGTCTGACCATCACGCCGCAGGATCTGTATGAACATCCCACCCTTGCGTCGTTGACGGCCGCCATCGATGCCTCGTTCGCGTCCAGCGGGTTGGCCAAGCCCCCGGAGGCCGACGCAAATCCGGCAGTTCCGCCCAACATCGCGTACTTCCTCGACCGTGGGTTGCGCGACACCGGCCGCTGGCGAGTACCACTGATCCTGCGACTGGATCCCCAAGTGGGCCCCGAAGACATTCGAGCGGTGCTGAGCGCGGTGACCAACCACCACGACGCGTTGCGCCTGCGCCTGGTCGAGAACGGCGGAGTGTGGGAGCAGCACATCGCAGCGCCTGCAGACTTCACCGAGCTTGCCACCCGGCAGCTTCCCGGTGACCTGGCCGCCGGCGAGGCGGATGAGCACAGCGCGGTCTCCAACATCGTGGCCGAGCTGATTGCCGAGCAAGGTGATTCGAACGCGCCGCTGATCGCCGTGCATGTCACTGCACCCAATGGTGGTGCGCAATACCTCGGTTTGGCATTGCACGAAATGGTTGCCGACGACGCCTCGCGTCAGCTGCTGGGCGCCGACATCATCACCGCGTTCGCGCAGCGGCTCGGCGATCAAGAGATCAAGCTGGACCCGGTCACCACCGGGTGGCGGGATTGGTCGGTGCGCTGCGCGGCGTTGGCGACCCACCCGGCGGCCCTCGACACCCGTTCGTACTGGATCGAGCAGTCGACCAAGGCCAACCTGTGGTTGACCGATGGCGATGCCGCCCAGCCACCCAGCGCCACCGATCTGACCAAGGTGCCCAGCGTGCTCAACGCCGAGCAGACATCCGAGCTCGACGATGCCCGGCGCCGGTTCCGGCGGTCGATTCAGACCATCTTGCTGGCCGCGCTCGGCCGAACGATCGCCCAAACCGTCGGTGACGGCGTGGTGGCCGTCGAGCTCGACGGCGAGGGCCGCTCGGTGCTGCGGCCGGATGTCGACGTGCGCAGGACCGTCGGCAGGTTTACCACCTACTACCCGGTTGCCCTGACGTGTGCCACCGGGCAAGGCGCGGCAGCGCTCAAGGGGCTCGACGCCGTTCACGACACCCTCAAGTCGGTTCCGCACTATGGGATCGGATACGGGCTGCTGCGGTACCTGTATGCCCCGACCGGACGGGTGCTGGGTGCGCAGCGCACACCCGACATCCACTTCCGGTACGCCGGCACGATTCCCGAGCTGCCCCCCGTGGATGCTCCGGTACAGTTCGATTCCGACTTGGCAATGCCGGTGCGAGAGCCGCTCCCTGGGCTCGGCCACGCCGTCGAAATCCGGGCCTACCGGTCCGGCAGCTCGCTACATCTGGATTGGTGGTACGACACCCGGCGTATCACCGCGGAAACAGCAACGGCGCTGGCGCGGTCGTTCCCCACCGCACTCAGCGAACTGATCCAGGAGAGCATCGCGGCGGAGCAGGAAGAGCGCGACGAAGACGAAAAGGTTGGGGTAATCGAAGCCGGCGCTCTGGTGGACCTCTCGAGCCTGGATGCCGGCTGA